The following are from one region of the Denitrobacterium detoxificans genome:
- a CDS encoding Ldh family oxidoreductase — translation MGYVKWSFDTLDRFCGDVFSAFGFSEEDGNIIKDVLLTADLFGIESHGMQRMVRYHKGIEKGTIHPQEKPEVVFDTPISAVIDGHNGMGQLVSHFAMTKAIEKAKQSGVGIVSVRNSNHYGIAGYYAKMAVDEGLMGFSCTNSEAIMVPTFARKAMLGSNPIAIAMPADPYPFWFDSSTSVVTRGKLEIYNKRGEALPEGWALDENGNPCSEAPRVLKNIVEKNGGGIMPLGGNTEKLGSHKGYGYGMVCELFSSILSQGVFSSSCCTFDDKTGICHGFMAINPAYFGDPDAIRAHLSEFMEELRNAPKAEGAERIYTHGEKEVLAEKERRENGIPVNDGTMVEIGLFGGFCGRDSGIGPAQRAKTTIWN, via the coding sequence GCCTTCGGTTTTTCCGAGGAAGACGGCAACATCATCAAGGACGTTCTGCTCACCGCCGATTTGTTTGGCATCGAAAGCCACGGCATGCAGCGCATGGTTCGCTATCACAAGGGCATTGAAAAGGGCACTATCCACCCCCAGGAGAAGCCCGAAGTCGTATTCGATACCCCTATTTCCGCCGTTATCGACGGTCATAACGGCATGGGCCAGCTCGTGTCTCATTTTGCCATGACCAAGGCTATCGAAAAGGCCAAGCAGTCGGGCGTTGGAATTGTGAGCGTGCGCAATTCGAACCATTACGGCATCGCTGGTTACTACGCTAAGATGGCCGTTGACGAGGGCCTTATGGGCTTCAGCTGCACGAATTCCGAAGCCATCATGGTTCCCACCTTCGCACGCAAGGCCATGCTTGGTTCGAACCCTATCGCCATTGCCATGCCTGCCGATCCGTATCCGTTCTGGTTCGATAGCTCCACGTCCGTCGTTACGCGTGGCAAGCTGGAAATCTATAACAAGCGCGGGGAAGCGCTGCCCGAGGGCTGGGCGCTCGACGAGAATGGCAATCCCTGCTCCGAAGCGCCGCGCGTGCTGAAGAACATCGTCGAGAAGAACGGCGGCGGCATCATGCCCCTGGGTGGCAACACCGAAAAGCTTGGTAGCCATAAGGGCTATGGTTACGGTATGGTCTGCGAGCTGTTTAGCTCCATTCTTTCCCAGGGCGTATTCTCCAGCTCCTGCTGCACGTTCGACGACAAGACTGGCATCTGCCACGGCTTCATGGCCATCAATCCCGCATACTTCGGCGATCCCGATGCCATTCGCGCGCACCTGTCCGAATTTATGGAAGAGCTGCGCAATGCGCCCAAGGCCGAAGGCGCCGAGCGCATTTACACGCATGGCGAAAAGGAAGTGCTTGCCGAAAAGGAACGTCGCGAAAACGGCATTCCCGTTAACGACGGCACCATGGTGGAAATTGGGCTCTTCGGTGGTTTCTGTGGGAGAGATTCCGGCATAGGCCCAGCTCAGCGGGCGAAAACAACGATCTGGAACTGA
- a CDS encoding ISL3 family transposase, which yields MKSLLLLALGLARTVVLGARIEAERIVVSVRPYKREQRRCPVCGRACDFYDMANRGAPRLWRAMDLARSACYLEYAPCRVRCPEHGVRTEAVPWARHGARFTRDFEDWVAWLAVRCTASAVSELARVEWHSVGGVCRRVYAELEAARGASRFDGVRRIGIDETSYKKGHKYVTVVVDHDRGCLIWAHEGTGKDVLNLFLDELTREQRRAIEVVTADGARWIRQLVKRRCPNARWVMDPFHVVQWMNDALDAVRCEEWNAARAAARAARPRPEGKRGRPAKGELPPEEVRALEEEAASIKGSRYALVKNPEDLTDGQRARLEALKKRAGSRLVRAWELKEDLRAVFRAADGSEAAELLDDWMHRAAYCKIAKVVAVEKKVRRRRDDIIAAVELGISNGRVEAINNKIKVTVRMGYGFRNTDNLVALLMLRCGDCQPQPPGSPGEGEEEGREGSEERCCLG from the coding sequence ATGAAGAGTCTACTACTTCTCGCCCTCGGTCTGGCCCGCACGGTCGTCCTGGGCGCGCGCATCGAGGCCGAGCGCATCGTCGTGAGCGTCCGGCCCTACAAGCGCGAGCAGCGCCGCTGCCCCGTATGCGGCAGGGCCTGCGACTTCTACGACATGGCGAACCGCGGGGCCCCCAGGCTGTGGAGGGCGATGGACCTGGCGCGCTCGGCCTGCTACCTGGAGTACGCGCCCTGCAGGGTGCGCTGCCCGGAGCACGGCGTGCGCACCGAGGCCGTCCCCTGGGCGCGGCACGGGGCGCGCTTCACGCGTGACTTCGAGGACTGGGTGGCGTGGCTGGCGGTCCGCTGCACCGCCTCGGCGGTCTCCGAGCTCGCCCGCGTCGAGTGGCACAGCGTGGGCGGCGTGTGCAGGCGCGTCTACGCCGAGCTGGAGGCCGCGCGCGGCGCCTCGAGGTTCGACGGCGTGCGCCGCATCGGCATCGACGAGACGTCGTACAAGAAGGGCCACAAGTACGTCACGGTGGTCGTCGACCACGACCGCGGCTGCCTCATCTGGGCGCACGAGGGCACCGGCAAGGACGTGCTCAACCTGTTCCTCGACGAGCTCACGCGCGAGCAGAGGCGCGCCATAGAGGTGGTGACCGCCGACGGCGCGAGGTGGATAAGGCAGCTGGTCAAGCGCCGCTGCCCCAACGCGAGGTGGGTCATGGACCCCTTCCACGTGGTCCAGTGGATGAACGACGCGCTCGACGCCGTGCGCTGCGAGGAGTGGAACGCCGCCAGGGCCGCCGCCAGGGCCGCCAGGCCCAGGCCCGAGGGCAAGCGCGGCAGGCCTGCCAAAGGCGAGCTGCCGCCCGAGGAGGTCAGGGCGCTCGAGGAGGAGGCGGCCTCCATCAAGGGCAGCCGCTACGCGCTCGTGAAGAACCCCGAGGACCTCACCGACGGCCAGAGGGCGAGGCTCGAGGCGCTCAAGAAGAGGGCCGGCTCGCGGCTGGTCAGGGCCTGGGAGCTCAAGGAGGACCTGCGGGCCGTCTTCCGGGCAGCCGACGGCTCCGAGGCCGCCGAGCTGCTCGACGACTGGATGCACAGGGCCGCCTACTGCAAGATCGCCAAGGTCGTCGCCGTGGAGAAGAAGGTGCGCCGCCGGCGCGACGACATCATCGCCGCAGTCGAGCTCGGCATCAGCAACGGGCGCGTAGAGGCCATCAACAACAAGATCAAGGTGACGGTGAGGATGGGCTACGGCTTCCGCAACACCGACAACCTCGTGGCCCTGCTCATGCTCAGGTGCGGCGACTGCCAGCCCCAGCCTCCCGGGTCGCCCGGTGAAGGCGAGGAAGAAGGGCGTGAAGGGAGCGAAGAGCGTTGCTGCCTAGGCTAG
- the trmFO gene encoding methylenetetrahydrofolate--tRNA-(uracil(54)-C(5))-methyltransferase (FADH(2)-oxidizing) TrmFO, with product MNIIGAGLAGSEAALYLAHLGCSVTLFEQRPERTTPVHTGDACAELVCSNSLKSMKPESAAGMLKGELAALGSFLYEAALDNRVSAGGALAVNREDFSESVTRAIESNDRITLVRGEVVSLREDGSVCLAGMSEPVGCDADAVILASGPLTSDALAEWLRGITGEDTLAFYDAAAPIVLADSLDMTKVFRQSRYEEGVGDYLNAPFSKEEYETFAHELVGAERVIMRDFETRDLFQACQPIEEIARKGFDAPRFGPLKPVGLTDPRTGRRPWAALQLRAEDAHGQSFNLVGFQTNLTFPEQKRVFRLIPGLEHAEFVRYGVMHRNTFVDAPHILDTSLRVVSNPLSVPLYMAGQVAGTEGYCEAIRSGLHAAISVFSQPMGKQGVTLPSETAFGALLSYACNPETSDYQPMHVNFGIMTPLERKIRNKGERYAAYAERGNRALGEYRSQLASLGIALRGPIDPSEA from the coding sequence GTGAACATAATCGGAGCGGGCCTTGCAGGCAGCGAGGCTGCTCTCTATCTGGCTCACCTGGGTTGCTCGGTTACGCTTTTCGAGCAGCGGCCCGAACGCACTACGCCCGTGCATACGGGCGATGCGTGCGCCGAGCTCGTTTGCTCGAATTCGCTGAAGAGCATGAAACCCGAAAGCGCTGCCGGCATGCTGAAGGGCGAATTGGCCGCCTTGGGTTCCTTTCTTTACGAGGCTGCCCTCGACAATCGCGTTTCTGCAGGTGGGGCACTTGCCGTCAACCGCGAAGACTTCTCTGAATCGGTGACGCGTGCTATTGAATCGAACGATCGCATTACCTTGGTGCGTGGCGAAGTGGTTTCGCTGCGCGAGGATGGTTCCGTATGCCTTGCCGGAATGTCCGAACCCGTTGGGTGCGATGCCGACGCGGTCATTCTGGCATCTGGGCCCCTTACCTCCGATGCCCTAGCCGAGTGGCTGCGTGGCATCACGGGGGAAGACACGCTTGCGTTTTACGACGCAGCGGCGCCTATCGTCCTGGCGGATTCGCTCGATATGACAAAGGTATTTCGCCAGAGCCGCTACGAGGAAGGCGTGGGCGATTATCTGAACGCCCCCTTCTCGAAGGAAGAATACGAGACCTTTGCCCATGAGCTCGTGGGTGCCGAACGGGTCATTATGCGCGATTTCGAAACGCGTGACCTTTTCCAGGCGTGCCAGCCCATCGAGGAAATCGCCCGCAAGGGCTTCGACGCGCCGCGCTTCGGTCCGCTCAAGCCCGTTGGCCTTACCGACCCGCGCACGGGGCGTCGCCCCTGGGCGGCACTGCAGCTTCGCGCTGAAGACGCCCATGGGCAGAGCTTCAATCTGGTGGGATTTCAGACGAACCTCACGTTCCCCGAACAGAAGCGCGTATTCAGGCTCATTCCCGGCTTGGAGCATGCGGAATTCGTGCGCTATGGCGTGATGCATCGCAATACCTTCGTCGATGCGCCTCATATCCTCGACACTTCGCTTCGCGTTGTTTCCAACCCACTTTCCGTGCCCCTGTACATGGCTGGGCAGGTTGCGGGCACCGAAGGCTATTGCGAGGCTATTCGTTCGGGGCTTCATGCGGCTATCTCCGTGTTTTCCCAGCCTATGGGGAAACAGGGCGTGACCCTTCCGTCCGAAACCGCCTTTGGCGCACTCCTTTCCTATGCGTGTAACCCGGAAACGTCCGATTATCAGCCCATGCACGTCAACTTTGGCATCATGACGCCCCTGGAGCGCAAAATCCGGAACAAGGGCGAGCGCTATGCGGCCTATGCCGAGCGCGGCAACCGTGCGCTCGGGGAGTATCGTAGCCAGCTTGCGTCTTTGGGTATTGCCCTGCGTGGCCCCATCGACCCTTCCGAAGCGTAG
- a CDS encoding tyrosine recombinase XerC translates to MVTHPSEGKESDFPVVFAERVDAYLTSLRVEENVSAHTLRNYRIDLEAYGRWAVRAHVDPCAVTHKQLRRYLGELDAARYARSTVNRRLSSLRGFFRWMVVNEHIEANPVDVIPSVRASKRLPHRIPAADMARILSVHGSIDANGHTRHQTPSQLRDQAILEFLYACGARISEACNLRVQDVDFQQMQVRMVGKGNKERIVPLHELSLSSLRAYFDFGRPELLGERPDPGFAFLSTRGNRMGPDAMRKMFAKTLVEAGVDAHYTPHDMRHTFATDVLEGGADLRSVQEMLGHASLSTTQIYTHLSVGRLSEVHHSAHPRG, encoded by the coding sequence ATGGTCACGCATCCTTCGGAAGGAAAAGAATCCGATTTTCCCGTTGTGTTTGCCGAACGCGTTGACGCGTATCTGACGTCGCTGCGCGTCGAGGAGAACGTGTCGGCTCATACGCTGCGCAATTATCGCATCGACCTCGAGGCGTATGGCCGTTGGGCGGTTCGCGCTCATGTGGACCCCTGCGCCGTTACCCATAAGCAGTTGCGTCGCTACCTGGGCGAACTCGATGCCGCGCGCTATGCTCGCAGCACGGTGAACAGGCGATTGAGCAGCCTGCGTGGCTTCTTTCGCTGGATGGTCGTAAACGAGCATATCGAAGCGAATCCCGTTGACGTCATTCCATCGGTACGGGCTTCGAAGCGACTGCCGCATCGTATTCCCGCTGCTGATATGGCGCGCATCCTTTCCGTGCATGGATCTATCGATGCCAACGGGCATACACGACACCAAACTCCATCTCAACTTCGCGACCAGGCGATTCTTGAATTCCTCTATGCATGCGGCGCGCGTATTTCCGAGGCATGCAACCTGCGGGTCCAAGATGTCGACTTCCAGCAAATGCAGGTTCGCATGGTGGGCAAGGGCAACAAGGAGCGCATCGTGCCCCTGCACGAACTCTCTCTTTCCAGCTTGCGCGCCTACTTCGATTTCGGACGTCCGGAATTGCTGGGGGAGCGTCCCGACCCAGGATTTGCCTTCCTTTCCACGCGGGGAAATCGCATGGGGCCCGACGCAATGCGCAAGATGTTCGCCAAGACGCTCGTGGAAGCTGGCGTCGATGCGCATTATACGCCGCATGATATGCGGCATACCTTCGCCACCGATGTGCTCGAGGGTGGCGCCGACTTGCGTAGCGTCCAGGAGATGCTTGGCCATGCAAGTCTTTCCACTACGCAGATATACACGCATCTTTCCGTGGGTCGCCTGAGTGAGGTGCATCATAGCGCGCACCCGCGTGGATAG
- the uvrA gene encoding excinuclease ABC subunit UvrA, producing the protein MSQNSIVIKGAREHNLKNIDVTIPRDKLVVITGLSGSGKSSLAFDTIYAEGQRRYVESLSSYARMFLGQMSKPDLDSIDGLSPAVSIDQKTTSKNPRSTVGTVTEIYDYLRLLFARVGVPHCPECGREIKKQTTDQVTDEILALGEDVRALVMAPMVIGRKGEFTKLFQDIRAEGFSRVRVDGEVMRLDEEEGLKLDKKFKHTIEVVVDRVVLKSSATSRIAEAVEVATRLANGRVVIHTMKEEGEEDHLFSLALACPEHGHSMDELQPRDFSFNAPYGACPDCLGIGSREEVDPSLIIPDPSLSLNQGVVAPLSSGNYYPQVLRAVAKHLGYDADTPWEDFSRKAQKALMEGLPEKEKVRVDYHTVDGRETYWFIEWEGIRAAVMNRYKEASSDRQREKYEKYFAVVPCATCGGKRLKPEILAVTVNGKNIHEVCELSARDSLSFFNCLSFDGPDAQIANPIVKEIRSRLQFLVDVGLDYLTLERATATLSGGEAQRIRLATQIGAGLMGVLYILDEPSIGLHQRDNERLIGTLEHLRDLGNTVVVVEHDEDTIRHADYVIDMGPGAGEHGGEVVAAGTPAQIVHCPDSLTAAYLTGKREISVPEERRNPRRGKITISGCRANNLRNLTVSIPIGTLTVVTGVSGSGKSSLITDTLAPALANRVNHAHRSTGEYRKITGIEKLDKVVDIDQSPIGRTPRSNPATYVGLWDDIRKLMASTQESKARGYSPGRFSFNVPGGRCEACKGDGQVKIEMHFLPDVYVPCEVCNGQRYNRETLQVRYRGKNVYELLDMTVDEALEFFSSIPRITRKLQTLHDVGLGYIRLGQPATTLSGGEAQRVKLSSELQRVQTGKTFYILDEPTTGLHFEDVRQLIVVLQRLVDAGNTVLIVEHNLDVIKCADHIIDLGPEGGERGGGIVCEGTPEDVASCYESHTGRFLANMLS; encoded by the coding sequence ATGTCGCAGAATTCAATCGTTATCAAAGGTGCCCGCGAGCACAATCTGAAGAACATAGACGTAACCATTCCGCGCGATAAGCTCGTGGTTATCACGGGTCTTTCGGGCTCGGGCAAGAGCTCCCTGGCTTTCGACACCATTTACGCCGAAGGACAGCGTCGCTACGTTGAAAGCCTTTCCAGCTACGCGCGTATGTTCCTGGGCCAAATGAGCAAGCCAGATCTTGATAGCATCGACGGCCTTTCGCCTGCGGTTTCCATTGATCAGAAGACCACGAGCAAGAATCCGCGCTCTACGGTGGGCACCGTCACCGAAATCTACGACTACCTGCGCCTTCTGTTCGCCCGCGTGGGTGTTCCGCATTGCCCGGAATGCGGTAGGGAAATCAAGAAACAAACCACCGACCAGGTTACCGACGAGATTCTGGCCCTGGGCGAAGACGTTCGCGCGCTTGTCATGGCCCCCATGGTCATTGGGCGCAAGGGCGAATTCACCAAGCTGTTTCAAGATATTCGCGCCGAGGGCTTTTCCCGCGTGCGTGTCGATGGCGAGGTTATGCGCCTCGACGAAGAAGAGGGCTTGAAGCTCGACAAGAAGTTCAAGCATACGATCGAGGTCGTCGTCGACCGCGTAGTGCTGAAGTCCTCTGCCACGTCGCGCATCGCCGAGGCTGTCGAGGTGGCCACGCGTCTTGCAAACGGCCGCGTGGTCATTCATACCATGAAGGAAGAAGGGGAAGAGGATCACCTGTTCAGCTTGGCTTTGGCATGCCCCGAACATGGCCATTCCATGGACGAGCTGCAGCCGCGCGATTTCAGCTTCAATGCCCCCTATGGTGCGTGTCCCGACTGCCTGGGCATCGGTAGCCGCGAGGAAGTCGATCCCAGTCTCATCATTCCCGATCCTTCGCTTTCGCTGAACCAGGGCGTTGTAGCGCCGCTTTCCAGCGGCAATTATTATCCCCAGGTGCTGCGCGCCGTTGCCAAGCATCTGGGTTACGACGCCGATACTCCATGGGAGGATTTCTCGCGCAAGGCGCAGAAGGCCCTCATGGAAGGCTTGCCCGAAAAGGAAAAGGTTCGCGTCGACTATCACACCGTCGACGGCCGCGAAACGTATTGGTTCATCGAATGGGAGGGCATTCGCGCAGCGGTCATGAATCGCTACAAAGAGGCAAGTAGCGATCGCCAGCGCGAGAAGTACGAGAAGTACTTTGCCGTGGTTCCCTGCGCTACCTGCGGTGGAAAGCGCCTGAAGCCGGAAATCCTGGCGGTAACGGTGAATGGCAAGAACATTCACGAGGTTTGCGAGCTTTCCGCGCGCGATTCGCTGTCGTTCTTCAACTGCCTATCCTTTGATGGGCCCGACGCCCAAATTGCGAACCCCATCGTAAAGGAGATTCGCTCCCGCCTTCAGTTCCTGGTCGATGTGGGCCTCGACTACCTTACGCTTGAACGCGCTACCGCTACGCTTTCCGGTGGCGAGGCGCAGCGTATTCGCCTGGCAACGCAGATTGGCGCGGGCCTTATGGGCGTGCTCTATATTCTCGACGAGCCTTCCATTGGCCTTCACCAGCGCGACAACGAGCGTCTTATCGGAACGTTGGAACACCTGCGTGACCTGGGCAATACCGTCGTCGTGGTAGAGCACGACGAAGATACCATTCGCCATGCCGATTACGTTATCGACATGGGGCCCGGTGCGGGCGAGCATGGCGGGGAAGTGGTTGCCGCGGGAACGCCCGCGCAAATCGTACATTGCCCCGATTCGCTTACCGCAGCGTACCTCACGGGCAAACGTGAGATTTCCGTTCCCGAAGAGCGCAGAAACCCCCGTCGCGGAAAAATAACCATCTCGGGTTGTCGCGCCAACAACCTGCGCAATCTTACCGTAAGCATCCCCATCGGCACGCTTACGGTGGTTACGGGCGTTTCGGGCTCGGGGAAGAGCTCGCTTATCACCGATACGCTGGCTCCTGCGCTTGCCAATCGTGTGAACCACGCCCATCGCAGTACGGGCGAGTATCGCAAGATTACCGGCATTGAAAAGCTCGACAAGGTCGTCGATATCGATCAATCGCCCATTGGCCGTACGCCGCGTTCGAACCCCGCCACCTATGTGGGCCTGTGGGACGATATTCGCAAGCTCATGGCATCTACGCAGGAATCGAAGGCACGTGGCTATTCGCCGGGTCGCTTTAGTTTCAACGTTCCGGGCGGTCGTTGCGAAGCCTGCAAGGGCGACGGCCAGGTGAAAATCGAAATGCACTTCCTGCCCGACGTGTATGTACCCTGCGAGGTCTGCAACGGCCAGCGCTACAATCGCGAAACGCTGCAGGTGCGCTACCGCGGCAAGAACGTCTACGAGCTGCTCGACATGACGGTTGACGAAGCGCTCGAATTCTTCTCGAGCATTCCGCGTATTACGCGCAAGCTGCAAACGTTGCACGATGTCGGTCTGGGCTATATCCGCCTTGGCCAGCCCGCCACCACGCTTTCCGGTGGCGAAGCCCAGCGCGTAAAGCTTTCCAGCGAACTGCAGCGCGTGCAAACGGGGAAGACGTTCTACATTCTCGACGAACCCACTACGGGTTTGCACTTCGAGGACGTGCGCCAGCTCATCGTCGTGCTGCAGCGTCTTGTCGACGCTGGCAACACCGTGCTCATCGTCGAGCATAATCTCGATGTCATAAAATGCGCCGACCATATCATCGACTTGGGTCCCGAAGGTGGCGAGCGAGGTGGTGGAATCGTGTGCGAGGGCACGCCAGAAGATGTTGCCTCGTGTTATGAGAGCCATACTGGGCGTTTTCTCGCCAATATGCTTTCATAA
- the gdhA gene encoding NADP-specific glutamate dehydrogenase, with amino-acid sequence MSYTQQVIDMVKAKDADQPEFIQAVTEVLTSLQPVIDAHPEYQKKALLERIVEPERVVMFRVPWEDDEGNIHVNRGFRIQFNSALGPYKGGLRLHPSVNLSILKFLGFEQIFKNSLTTLPMGGGKGGSDFDPKGKSDREVMRFCQSFMTELCRHIGPDTDVPAGDIGTGAREIGYLFGQYKRIRDEWSSVLTGKGLSFGGSLARTEATGYGLVYFVQEYLNCHDDSFEGKTVTISGSGNVAIYAAEKAQQLGATVVTVSDSTGWIHAPQGIDIALLKQIKEVERARISEYAKRAEGVEYHEGRGVWQIPCDIALPCATQNELLIDDAKQLAANGCKVVAEGANMPTTMDATTYLQENGVTFMPGKAANAGGVATSGLEMSQNHEHLSWTFEEVDEKLHGIMKSIYHAADDAAREYGFEGNYVVGANIAGFKKIADAMIAQGLV; translated from the coding sequence TTGAGTTACACGCAGCAAGTTATCGATATGGTGAAGGCGAAGGACGCCGACCAGCCCGAGTTTATCCAGGCTGTCACCGAGGTCCTCACCTCTCTCCAGCCTGTCATCGACGCTCATCCCGAGTATCAGAAGAAGGCCCTGCTCGAGCGCATCGTTGAGCCCGAGCGCGTGGTCATGTTCCGCGTTCCCTGGGAAGACGACGAGGGCAACATCCATGTGAACCGCGGCTTCCGCATCCAGTTCAACAGCGCTCTGGGGCCCTACAAGGGTGGCCTGCGCCTGCATCCCTCGGTTAACCTCTCCATCCTGAAGTTCCTCGGCTTCGAGCAGATCTTCAAGAACAGCCTGACCACGCTGCCCATGGGTGGCGGCAAGGGAGGCTCCGACTTCGACCCCAAGGGCAAGTCCGACCGCGAGGTCATGCGCTTCTGCCAGAGCTTCATGACCGAGCTCTGCCGTCACATCGGCCCCGACACCGACGTTCCCGCTGGTGACATCGGTACTGGCGCTCGTGAGATCGGCTACCTGTTTGGCCAGTACAAGCGCATTCGCGACGAATGGTCCAGCGTTCTCACCGGCAAGGGCCTGTCCTTCGGCGGTTCTCTGGCCCGTACCGAAGCTACCGGCTATGGCCTGGTGTACTTCGTGCAGGAATACCTGAACTGCCATGACGACAGCTTCGAGGGCAAGACGGTTACCATTTCCGGTTCCGGCAACGTTGCCATCTACGCTGCGGAAAAGGCTCAGCAGCTGGGTGCTACCGTTGTAACGGTGTCCGACTCCACGGGTTGGATTCATGCTCCCCAGGGCATCGACATTGCTCTGCTGAAGCAGATCAAGGAAGTCGAGCGCGCCCGCATCAGCGAGTACGCAAAGCGCGCCGAGGGCGTTGAGTATCACGAGGGTCGTGGCGTATGGCAGATTCCCTGCGATATCGCGCTTCCCTGCGCTACGCAGAATGAGCTGCTCATCGACGATGCCAAGCAGCTTGCCGCTAATGGCTGCAAGGTCGTTGCCGAAGGCGCTAACATGCCCACCACCATGGACGCTACCACCTACCTGCAGGAAAACGGCGTAACGTTCATGCCTGGCAAGGCTGCCAACGCTGGTGGCGTTGCTACCTCCGGCCTGGAGATGAGCCAGAACCACGAGCATCTGTCCTGGACGTTCGAGGAAGTCGACGAGAAGCTGCACGGCATCATGAAGAGCATTTACCATGCCGCCGACGACGCTGCTCGCGAGTATGGCTTCGAAGGCAACTACGTTGTTGGCGCTAATATCGCCGGCTTCAAGAAGATTGCCGACGCCATGATCGCCCAGGGCCTCGTGTAG